In a genomic window of Solidesulfovibrio fructosivorans JJ]:
- a CDS encoding TolC family protein, protein MTREFTNGHRIDASQGGVVRRFRAGRATVRAMAVALCLALIFACLPAWAGSSRYTKDKGVPAAAPAASSVSAPAPKAAAKASGEEPAPSFAKAAGGLALGSTTLRSPADFQECVRVALSQSPLLTKSSIEIESRRLDVGDAYSQYIPTIIMSTTFYLRLPEYKNTAAPTAWSSVMQNASSNPTQNLSNSISAANAVYSGNSNNRNRKTYDLNFSTGAWNPLLTAFEVQAKKEMVNIAVLSHLKVIDEGLKRLGTTFLQLGMVEKMLKLSKEREDLAVKNLEYVKTKAGLGQGAQLDVRIAETRINMAKAEAEKMRTTRSVLQDEMKFIMGIPFVQKINLDLTNAPGQVLEDFNPASVTDERLRKHSFKLRIHDYELSLQRKNIALSYIHFLPTFSFGFTSVSTLNNTSYKEDTSALPFMYPNLSFNFPFDWWTKSRDVSRQYKKLAQKNVEGRNLEFTLMSEFQQALAKLRSANSDVKFANSTMELQKLTTQQAQFRFESGQAEYDAIVKAMADYLDSRQTLITKEYQRDVDMLEVRSISGDFQDRYINATVMENI, encoded by the coding sequence ATGACCAGGGAATTTACCAACGGACATCGGATCGATGCGTCGCAGGGGGGCGTTGTCCGCCGTTTTCGGGCGGGACGCGCGACGGTGCGGGCCATGGCCGTGGCGCTGTGTCTGGCACTGATATTCGCCTGCCTGCCGGCCTGGGCCGGCTCGTCCCGGTATACCAAGGACAAGGGCGTCCCCGCTGCGGCTCCGGCCGCGTCGTCTGTTTCGGCGCCCGCGCCGAAGGCCGCCGCCAAGGCGTCCGGGGAAGAGCCGGCGCCGAGTTTCGCCAAAGCCGCCGGGGGACTCGCCCTGGGCTCGACCACGTTGCGTTCGCCCGCCGACTTCCAGGAATGCGTGCGCGTGGCCCTGAGCCAGTCGCCGCTTTTGACCAAAAGTTCCATCGAGATCGAATCCAGGCGCCTGGACGTGGGGGATGCCTACTCCCAGTACATTCCCACTATCATCATGAGCACGACCTTCTACCTGCGCCTGCCGGAGTATAAAAATACGGCCGCGCCCACGGCTTGGTCGTCGGTCATGCAGAACGCCTCGTCCAACCCCACCCAAAACCTTTCCAATTCCATCTCGGCGGCCAACGCCGTCTACTCGGGCAACTCCAACAACCGTAACCGCAAGACCTACGACCTGAACTTCTCCACAGGAGCCTGGAACCCGCTTTTGACCGCTTTCGAGGTCCAGGCGAAAAAAGAGATGGTCAACATCGCCGTTCTGTCCCACCTCAAAGTCATCGACGAGGGGCTCAAACGGCTCGGCACCACCTTTTTGCAGCTCGGCATGGTCGAAAAAATGTTGAAGCTGTCCAAGGAACGGGAAGATCTGGCCGTCAAAAACCTCGAGTACGTGAAAACCAAGGCCGGCCTCGGCCAGGGCGCCCAGCTCGATGTGCGCATCGCCGAAACGCGCATCAACATGGCCAAGGCCGAAGCGGAAAAAATGCGGACCACCCGCAGCGTGCTCCAGGACGAGATGAAGTTCATTATGGGCATCCCCTTTGTCCAGAAAATCAATCTCGACCTCACCAACGCCCCGGGCCAGGTTCTTGAGGACTTCAACCCGGCCTCGGTCACCGATGAGCGGCTGCGCAAGCATTCCTTCAAACTGCGCATCCACGATTACGAACTTTCGTTGCAGCGGAAAAACATCGCCCTGTCCTATATTCACTTTTTGCCGACCTTCTCTTTCGGCTTCACCTCGGTGTCCACGCTCAACAACACCTCCTACAAGGAGGACACCTCGGCGCTGCCGTTCATGTATCCTAACCTGTCGTTCAATTTCCCCTTCGACTGGTGGACTAAAAGCCGCGACGTGAGCCGGCAATACAAGAAGCTGGCTCAAAAAAACGTCGAGGGGCGCAATCTGGAATTCACCCTCATGAGCGAGTTCCAGCAGGCCCTGGCCAAGCTGCGTTCGGCCAATTCCGACGTCAAATTCGCCAACTCCACGATGGAGTTGCAAAAGCTGACCACACAGCAGGCCCAGTTCCGGTTTGAATCCGGCCAGGCCGAATACGACGCCATCGTCAAGGCCATGGCCGACTACCTGGACAGCCGGCAGACCTTGATCACGAAGGAATACCAGCGCGACGTCGACATGCTCGAGGTCCGGTCCATCTCCGGCGACTTCCAGGACCGCTACATCAACGCCACTGTCATGGAGAACATCTAA
- a CDS encoding HlyD family secretion protein → MRQLVTLLAAICLLAASTAGMAQDKAPDGKQPAKQETPDSFRPATINFSGKLYSPVKLSVFLPYNAKITALSGKIGQQVKRDDILARYEIPLETRMDEKTKLSPANIKEIEYKIAMADKEIDRLSAKAKELQAMSQRNMASQQSLTMNSKEIEVYRKEKTSLAEQLTLARELLSDHVELAEDRFGKAAGVGKMPKDGIIKAPTDGYVMWMNPELRLGVKLAKDAELFQVGKLNPMIIRAQVHEIEAQKLKEGEAATVTFDSMPGKTYSATVSRIPWAPIPSTLQQPSYYDVELTIPNPTLELKEGLKGQITIQPDK, encoded by the coding sequence ATGCGGCAGCTTGTCACGCTTTTGGCCGCCATCTGCCTGCTGGCCGCAAGCACGGCCGGCATGGCCCAGGACAAGGCTCCGGACGGGAAGCAGCCCGCCAAGCAGGAGACGCCCGACTCGTTTCGGCCCGCGACGATCAATTTTTCCGGCAAGCTCTACAGCCCGGTCAAATTGTCTGTGTTTTTGCCCTATAACGCAAAGATAACGGCCCTTTCCGGGAAGATCGGCCAGCAGGTCAAACGCGACGACATCCTGGCCCGTTACGAGATCCCCCTTGAAACGCGCATGGACGAGAAGACCAAGCTCTCACCGGCCAACATCAAGGAAATCGAGTACAAGATAGCCATGGCCGACAAGGAGATTGATCGCCTTTCCGCCAAGGCCAAGGAACTCCAGGCCATGAGTCAGCGCAACATGGCCTCCCAGCAGTCCCTGACCATGAACTCCAAGGAGATCGAGGTCTACCGCAAGGAAAAGACCTCCCTGGCCGAGCAGTTGACCCTGGCCCGCGAGCTCCTGTCCGATCACGTGGAGCTGGCCGAGGACCGCTTCGGCAAGGCCGCGGGTGTGGGCAAGATGCCCAAGGACGGCATCATCAAGGCCCCGACCGACGGCTATGTCATGTGGATGAATCCGGAGCTGCGCCTCGGGGTCAAGCTGGCCAAGGACGCCGAGCTGTTCCAGGTCGGCAAGCTCAACCCCATGATCATCCGGGCCCAGGTCCATGAGATCGAGGCCCAGAAGCTCAAGGAAGGCGAGGCGGCCACCGTCACCTTCGACTCCATGCCGGGCAAGACGTATTCCGCCACGGTGTCGCGCATCCCCTGGGCGCCCATTCCCTCTACCCTGCAGCAGCCCTCGTATTACGACGTTGAGTTGACCATTCCCAACCCGACGCTGGAACTCAAGGAAGGCCTCAAGGGGCAGATCACCATTCAGCCCGACAAATAA
- a CDS encoding glycosyltransferase family 2 protein, translating to MPESLSIIIPLYNEQDNIAPLYEKLDAVLPTLGHPYEIILVNDGSVDETRERLDALACRDDRVRVVHLRRNFGQTAAMMAGIDLARGDILIPMDGDLQNDPVDIPRLLAKLAEGYDVVSGWRKDRKDNPIKRNFPSRVANCLISAISGVRLHDYGCSLKAYRRQIIKGVKLYGEMHRFIPIHAAWQGARVAEVGVTHHPRIHGESKYGIERTVKVILDLMTVKFLDKYAQKPMYLFGGFGLVSMLMSVLSFLFMLYCKFFLGKSFIETPLPQVVVMFMLIGIMAIFMGLIAEILMRTYHESQDKPTYIVDCTRNCTCKREP from the coding sequence ATGCCGGAGTCGCTTTCGATCATCATTCCGCTTTACAATGAGCAGGATAACATCGCGCCGCTCTACGAAAAGCTCGACGCCGTGCTGCCCACACTCGGCCATCCCTACGAGATCATCCTGGTCAACGACGGGTCCGTCGATGAGACCCGCGAACGCCTGGACGCGCTGGCCTGCCGCGACGACCGCGTGCGCGTGGTGCATCTGCGCCGCAATTTCGGCCAGACCGCGGCCATGATGGCCGGCATCGACTTGGCCCGGGGCGATATCCTCATTCCCATGGATGGGGATCTGCAAAACGACCCCGTCGACATCCCGCGCTTGCTGGCCAAGCTGGCCGAGGGCTACGATGTGGTCTCCGGCTGGCGCAAGGACCGCAAGGACAACCCCATCAAGCGCAATTTCCCCAGCCGGGTGGCCAACTGCCTCATTTCGGCCATTTCCGGGGTGCGCCTGCACGACTACGGCTGTTCGCTCAAGGCCTACCGTCGCCAGATCATAAAGGGCGTCAAGCTCTACGGCGAGATGCACCGGTTCATCCCCATCCACGCCGCCTGGCAGGGCGCGCGCGTGGCCGAGGTCGGCGTCACCCACCATCCGCGCATCCACGGCGAGTCCAAATACGGCATCGAGCGTACCGTGAAGGTCATTTTGGACCTCATGACCGTCAAGTTCCTGGACAAGTACGCGCAAAAGCCCATGTATCTCTTTGGAGGCTTCGGGCTGGTCAGCATGCTGATGTCGGTGCTGTCGTTCCTGTTCATGCTCTATTGCAAGTTTTTCCTGGGAAAGAGCTTTATCGAGACGCCCTTGCCCCAGGTGGTGGTCATGTTCATGCTGATCGGCATCATGGCCATCTTCATGGGGCTTATCGCCGAGATCCTCATGCGCACCTACCATGAGTCCCAGGACAAGCCGACCTACATCGTGGACTGCACGCGCAATTGCACGTGCAAGAGGGAGCCGTAG
- the asnB gene encoding asparagine synthase (glutamine-hydrolyzing) yields MCGICGFVGQGDAAALSRMNATLARRGPDGEGTYADASAGVRLGHRRLAIIDIAGGAQPMGTSDGDLVVVYNGEIYNHAALREELVARGHRFVSDHCDTEVLLHGWREWGEDLPKRLNGMWAFALYDKPRGLLFCSRDRFGKKPFFYAARPGFFAFASELTALVAHPALAGASISRTALRKYFAYGFMPAPNALYAGTHKLPGGENLLVDVRDGCVRRKRWWAFCLEPTDVLPADPEREWGERIVSLLDAAVSRRLMSDVPLGVFLSGGVDSSAVTALAARHAPDIAAFSIGFDDPSFDESDKAVQAASFCNVAHHLTRLTLADALALLPEIVGRLDEPMGDVSLLPTALLCRETRKQVTVAVGGDGADELFAGYDPFRALRAAELYSRIAPKPLHKALALLAARLPVGHGYMAASFRINRFLRGLSYPPRLWNPTWLGPCDPAGIAELFREPVDPEELYSEAVAVYEDCPSTDMVDKTLEFYTRLYLQDDILVKTDRAGMMHSLEVRAPFLDIELVDFVRTIPSRYKFRHGTTKYILKKSLERLLPRDIIYRKKQGFGVPIGRWLADGALAMGAASPVETGLDAGFIEASLREHRDGRADHRLFLWNLWVLRHMDLGGGALGTR; encoded by the coding sequence ATGTGCGGCATCTGCGGCTTCGTCGGACAAGGGGATGCGGCGGCGCTGTCCCGCATGAACGCCACCCTCGCCCGGCGCGGCCCGGACGGCGAGGGGACCTATGCCGACGCTTCGGCCGGGGTGCGCCTGGGCCATCGCCGGCTCGCCATCATCGACATCGCCGGCGGAGCCCAACCCATGGGCACTTCCGACGGCGACTTGGTCGTGGTCTACAACGGCGAGATCTACAACCACGCCGCCTTGCGCGAGGAGCTTGTCGCACGGGGCCACCGCTTCGTTTCGGACCACTGCGACACCGAAGTGCTGCTCCACGGCTGGCGGGAGTGGGGCGAGGACCTGCCGAAGCGGCTTAACGGCATGTGGGCCTTTGCCCTCTACGACAAGCCGCGCGGCCTGCTCTTCTGCTCCCGCGACCGGTTCGGCAAAAAGCCCTTCTTCTACGCCGCGCGTCCCGGTTTTTTCGCCTTCGCCTCGGAATTGACCGCCCTGGTCGCCCACCCCGCTCTGGCCGGCGCGTCCATCTCCCGGACCGCGCTGCGCAAATATTTCGCCTACGGCTTCATGCCCGCCCCAAACGCCCTCTACGCCGGCACGCACAAGCTTCCCGGCGGCGAAAACCTCCTTGTCGACGTGCGCGACGGCTGCGTGCGCCGCAAGCGCTGGTGGGCCTTTTGCCTGGAACCGACGGACGTTCTTCCGGCCGATCCCGAACGGGAATGGGGTGAGCGCATCGTTTCGCTTCTCGACGCGGCCGTTTCCCGCCGTCTCATGTCCGACGTGCCCTTGGGCGTGTTTCTCTCCGGCGGGGTGGATTCCTCGGCTGTAACCGCCCTGGCCGCCCGGCATGCGCCCGACATCGCCGCCTTTTCCATCGGCTTCGACGACCCGTCCTTCGACGAATCGGACAAGGCCGTGCAGGCGGCCTCCTTTTGCAACGTCGCGCACCATCTGACGCGTCTGACCCTTGCCGACGCGCTGGCGCTTTTGCCGGAAATCGTCGGCCGGCTCGACGAGCCCATGGGCGACGTGTCGCTTTTGCCCACCGCGCTCTTGTGCCGGGAGACGCGCAAACAGGTCACGGTGGCCGTCGGCGGCGACGGCGCGGACGAGCTTTTCGCCGGTTACGACCCTTTCCGGGCCCTGCGCGCCGCCGAACTCTATTCCCGCATCGCTCCAAAGCCGCTGCACAAGGCCCTGGCCCTGCTTGCCGCCCGCCTGCCCGTGGGCCACGGCTACATGGCCGCGTCCTTTCGCATAAACCGCTTTCTGCGGGGACTCTCGTATCCGCCGCGCCTGTGGAACCCGACTTGGCTCGGTCCGTGCGACCCGGCCGGAATCGCGGAGCTCTTTCGTGAGCCCGTCGATCCCGAGGAGCTCTACAGCGAGGCCGTGGCTGTCTACGAGGACTGCCCGTCCACGGACATGGTGGACAAGACCCTGGAATTCTATACGCGCCTGTATTTGCAGGACGACATCCTGGTCAAAACCGACCGGGCCGGCATGATGCATTCCCTGGAGGTGCGCGCGCCGTTTCTGGACATCGAACTGGTGGATTTCGTGCGCACCATTCCCAGCCGCTACAAGTTCCGCCACGGCACCACCAAGTATATTCTGAAAAAATCCCTGGAACGGCTCTTGCCGCGCGACATCATCTATCGCAAAAAACAGGGCTTCGGCGTGCCCATCGGCCGTTGGCTGGCCGATGGCGCGCTTGCCATGGGCGCGGCGTCGCCGGTCGAGACGGGCCTCGATGCCGGCTTTATCGAGGCAAGCCTGCGCGAACACCGGGACGGCCGGGCCGATCATCGTCTTTTTCTCTGGAATCTCTGGGTGCTGCGGCACATGGACCTGGGCGGAGGGGCCCTTGGAACGCGATAA
- a CDS encoding class I SAM-dependent methyltransferase yields MERDKIEYVTLRVIRRFFFGESSLHLLGRYLPHYRVNTGLTDPWAIAESYAADLAKVGVSVAGKRVLEIGSGASNGPGYALVAMGAARVVCHEPYVRFDVGLDAKNLAAMTTRFPKVKFNVVHRLKTLDTVPDHCVDIVVSNSVLEHVADPPALFADLGRVLAPGGVMLHRVDYRDHFFKYPFHFLMFSRFAWKHFLNPGDLPRWRLDDHLSALAVAGFDTQLLASESDPEAFAKIAGRLHPDFQHRDPDILAVTKAVMVSRVASGGQGETF; encoded by the coding sequence TTGGAACGCGATAAGATCGAATACGTCACCCTGCGGGTCATCCGCCGCTTCTTTTTTGGCGAGTCGAGCCTGCATCTGCTCGGCCGCTACCTGCCGCATTACCGCGTCAACACGGGCCTGACCGACCCTTGGGCCATTGCCGAATCCTACGCCGCCGATCTGGCCAAGGTCGGCGTTTCCGTGGCCGGAAAAAGGGTGCTGGAGATCGGCAGCGGCGCGTCCAACGGCCCCGGCTATGCCCTGGTGGCCATGGGCGCGGCCCGGGTGGTGTGCCACGAGCCCTACGTCCGCTTCGACGTGGGCCTGGACGCCAAGAATCTGGCCGCCATGACCACCCGCTTCCCCAAAGTCAAATTCAACGTCGTGCACCGCCTCAAAACCCTGGATACCGTGCCCGACCATTGCGTGGATATCGTGGTGTCCAATTCCGTGCTCGAACACGTGGCCGACCCGCCCGCGCTTTTCGCCGACCTCGGCCGCGTGCTGGCCCCGGGCGGCGTCATGCTGCACCGCGTGGACTACCGCGATCACTTCTTCAAATACCCCTTCCACTTCCTCATGTTCTCCAGGTTCGCCTGGAAACATTTCCTCAACCCCGGCGACCTGCCCCGCTGGCGGCTCGACGATCACCTCAGCGCCCTGGCCGTGGCCGGCTTCGACACGCAGCTTCTTGCCAGCGAGTCCGACCCCGAAGCCTTCGCCAAGATCGCCGGCCGCCTGCACCCCGATTTCCAGCACCGCGACCCCGACATACTCGCCGTCACAAAGGCGGTGATGGTGAGTCGTGTTGCCTCCGGCGGCCAGGGGGAAACTTTTTGA
- a CDS encoding glycosyltransferase family 4 protein — MARELAALGHVVRVVTAAYGDLPKREVVDGYEVWRLPALRRHADHCSPLEMLSFTASAMLALPAMAREFRPDACVAFFGIPCGPAAWALRVLRGVPYIVSLRGGDVPGFQPYDLAAYHKLTGPFIRFLWKRAAHVVANSRGLADLARKSAGQIPIRMIPNGVDAARFCPDAAATREGPVRLLFVGRLVRQKGLDVLLDALARLPESACFEATIVGDGPLRGELADRTARLGLKDRVRFAGWVSRADMPDELRRADAFVFPSRDEGMPNAVLEAMASGLAVAATRIAGNEELVLDGETGFLVPPDDAASLAGVLVKLVADRTLCSRLGRAGRERAEREYSWRVVAGAYADLCRSVGTK, encoded by the coding sequence ATGGCCCGGGAGTTGGCGGCGCTCGGGCATGTGGTGCGGGTGGTCACGGCGGCGTATGGGGATTTGCCCAAACGGGAGGTCGTGGACGGCTACGAGGTCTGGCGGCTGCCGGCCTTGCGGCGCCATGCGGATCATTGTTCGCCTTTGGAGATGTTGTCGTTCACGGCGAGCGCCATGCTTGCCTTGCCGGCCATGGCCAGGGAATTCCGGCCCGATGCCTGCGTGGCCTTTTTCGGCATCCCCTGCGGCCCGGCGGCCTGGGCGCTGCGGGTGCTTCGCGGCGTGCCCTATATCGTTTCGCTTCGCGGCGGCGACGTGCCGGGGTTCCAGCCCTACGATCTGGCGGCCTACCATAAGCTGACGGGGCCGTTTATCCGTTTTTTATGGAAGCGCGCGGCCCATGTGGTGGCCAACAGCCGGGGGTTGGCCGATCTGGCCCGCAAATCGGCCGGGCAGATTCCCATCCGCATGATCCCCAACGGCGTGGACGCGGCGCGTTTTTGCCCGGATGCGGCGGCAACGCGCGAAGGGCCGGTGCGGCTGCTGTTCGTCGGCCGTCTGGTGCGTCAAAAGGGGCTGGACGTGCTGCTCGACGCCCTGGCCAGGCTGCCGGAGAGCGCCTGTTTCGAGGCGACCATCGTCGGCGACGGGCCGCTTCGGGGGGAGCTTGCCGACCGGACGGCGCGCCTGGGGCTTAAGGATCGGGTGCGCTTTGCCGGCTGGGTGTCCCGGGCGGACATGCCGGACGAGTTGCGCCGGGCCGACGCCTTCGTCTTTCCTTCGCGCGACGAGGGCATGCCCAACGCGGTGCTGGAGGCCATGGCCTCGGGGCTGGCCGTGGCGGCCACGCGCATCGCCGGCAACGAGGAACTGGTCCTGGACGGTGAAACCGGCTTTCTCGTGCCGCCGGACGATGCCGCCTCCCTGGCCGGGGTTCTGGTGAAGCTCGTGGCCGACCGCACCCTGTGCAGCCGGCTGGGCCGGGCCGGCCGGGAAAGGGCCGAACGGGAATACTCCTGGCGCGTGGTGGCCGGGGCCTACGCCGACCTGTGCCGGTCGGTTGGAACGAAGTAG
- the asnB gene encoding asparagine synthase (glutamine-hydrolyzing), translated as MCGICGFVATRGGRAELTERLDRMCAAIAHRGPDGQGVYADAFADGGGVWLGHRRLAVIDLVTGDQPLFNETRSLAIVFNGEIYNFKELREELIAKGHVFTTRSDTEAIIHLYEEMGPACATRLRGMFALAIWDAGRRELFLARDPFGKKPLYYTETDGGIVFGSEIKALFAVPGVSARLDASAVAHYLTLQHVPEPATGFAGIKSLPAGHTLSWRDGQTCLTRYFRLDYLPKLTGSEDALAEELRQRVTEAVRLRLVADVPLGAHLSGGVDSGIITAVMAGLTDRPVRTFSIGFAEEAFSETAKARAVAGRFGTEHTEFTLRFDDARAVMEDVAAATDMPFADPSALAAWHLCKLTRQHVTVALNGDGGDEMFAGYQRYWLDPLADVYARLPNAVTRSLVPWLANLIPSRGDVPVEADWRAGIARLAQAARIPRTASLVRWGSYFSPWDRHALLRPEFERASRPADTVALYEAFYAAANAEAPLDHNLFADVSVYLPGDLLVKADRMAMAHALEGRSPFLDSELASFAARLPVRCKLRGRNGKYLLRKAFAHLLPTGIASQPKRGFGLPLAGWFKGPLREFARDLLTNSRLTRNIARPEAVAALLDAHERGQADHGKRLYALVMLELWLRRYLA; from the coding sequence ATGTGCGGCATCTGCGGATTCGTGGCCACGCGGGGCGGCCGGGCGGAGCTGACCGAGCGCCTGGACCGCATGTGCGCGGCCATCGCCCACCGGGGGCCGGACGGGCAGGGCGTCTACGCCGACGCCTTTGCCGACGGCGGCGGCGTGTGGCTCGGGCATCGCCGGCTGGCCGTCATCGACCTTGTCACCGGGGACCAGCCGCTGTTCAACGAAACGCGTTCCCTGGCTATCGTCTTTAACGGCGAGATCTACAATTTCAAGGAATTGCGGGAAGAGCTGATCGCCAAGGGCCACGTCTTCACTACCCGAAGCGACACCGAGGCCATCATCCACCTCTACGAGGAGATGGGGCCGGCCTGCGCCACGCGGCTTCGCGGCATGTTCGCCTTGGCCATATGGGACGCCGGCCGCCGCGAGCTGTTCCTGGCCCGCGATCCCTTCGGCAAAAAGCCGCTTTATTACACGGAAACGGACGGCGGCATCGTTTTCGGCTCCGAGATCAAGGCGCTGTTCGCCGTTCCCGGCGTCTCCGCCCGTCTGGACGCCTCGGCCGTGGCCCATTACCTGACGCTCCAGCACGTGCCCGAGCCGGCCACGGGCTTTGCCGGCATCAAGAGCCTGCCCGCCGGGCATACGCTGTCCTGGCGTGACGGCCAGACGTGCCTGACGCGGTATTTCCGGCTCGACTATCTGCCCAAGCTGACCGGCTCCGAGGACGCCCTGGCCGAAGAGCTGCGTCAGCGCGTCACCGAGGCCGTGCGCCTGCGCCTGGTCGCCGACGTGCCGCTTGGTGCGCACCTTTCCGGCGGCGTGGATTCCGGCATCATCACCGCCGTCATGGCCGGGCTCACCGACCGGCCCGTGCGCACCTTTTCCATCGGCTTCGCCGAGGAAGCCTTCAGCGAGACTGCCAAGGCCCGGGCCGTGGCCGGGCGTTTCGGCACCGAACACACCGAATTCACGCTTCGCTTCGACGATGCCCGGGCAGTCATGGAAGACGTCGCGGCCGCCACGGACATGCCCTTTGCCGACCCGTCCGCCCTGGCCGCCTGGCACCTGTGCAAACTGACGCGGCAGCATGTCACCGTGGCCTTAAATGGCGACGGCGGCGACGAGATGTTCGCCGGCTACCAGCGCTACTGGCTCGATCCCTTGGCCGACGTGTACGCCCGCCTGCCCAACGCCGTGACGCGAAGCCTCGTGCCCTGGCTGGCGAATCTGATCCCGAGCCGGGGCGACGTGCCCGTGGAAGCGGACTGGCGCGCCGGCATCGCCCGTCTGGCCCAGGCCGCGCGCATCCCCCGCACGGCCAGCCTCGTGCGCTGGGGTTCCTACTTCTCCCCCTGGGACCGCCACGCCCTGCTGCGCCCGGAATTCGAACGCGCCTCGCGCCCGGCCGATACCGTCGCCCTCTACGAGGCCTTTTACGCTGCGGCCAACGCCGAAGCGCCCCTCGACCACAACCTCTTCGCGGACGTGAGCGTCTACCTGCCCGGCGACCTGCTGGTCAAAGCCGACCGCATGGCCATGGCCCACGCGCTGGAAGGCCGCTCCCCCTTTCTCGACAGCGAACTGGCCTCCTTCGCCGCCCGCCTGCCCGTGCGCTGCAAACTGCGCGGCCGCAACGGCAAGTATCTGCTGCGCAAGGCCTTCGCCCACCTGCTTCCCACCGGCATCGCCAGCCAGCCCAAACGCGGCTTCGGCCTGCCCCTCGCCGGCTGGTTCAAAGGTCCCCTTCGCGAGTTCGCCCGCGATCTCCTCACCAATAGCCGCCTTACCCGCAACATCGCCCGCCCCGAAGCCGTGGCCGCGCTGCTCGACGCCCACGAGCGCGGCCAGGCCGACCACGGTAAACGCCTCTACGCCCTCGTCATGCTGGAGCTGTGGCTGCGACGCTATTTGGCGTAG
- a CDS encoding sensor domain-containing diguanylate cyclase → MANDSLSADALAAENAVLQRRIAELERLHEECLLTEQALRQGEERYRRLLESVTDYVYTVQVANGRAVSTVHGPNCVAVTGYTAQEYQDNPLLWLTMVPDEDRPAVLEHARQVLEGDPTPIEHRIIHKDGTVRYVRNTPVVHRDASGALVAYDGIINDITERRRAEALITRMSLHDGLTGLPNRVLFMDRLRQTLRLAERSHERAAVYFIDLDRFKGVNDAFGHETGDKVLQETARRLAGCVRRSDTVARLGGDEFVALTPAVGDADHAGVIAAKMVAVLRKPFSVSGHDCQLGGSVGVALYPEDGVRAGELVRRADAAMYAAKNAGRNAWRMAQDAVPGPSADPAEQPPPQEVEGP, encoded by the coding sequence ATGGCCAACGACTCCCTCAGTGCCGACGCCCTTGCCGCGGAAAACGCGGTGTTGCAGCGCCGCATCGCCGAACTCGAGCGGTTGCATGAGGAGTGTTTGCTCACGGAGCAGGCCTTGCGCCAGGGCGAGGAACGCTATCGCCGGCTGCTCGAAAGCGTGACGGATTACGTTTACACGGTTCAGGTCGCGAACGGCCGGGCCGTCTCCACCGTGCACGGACCGAACTGTGTGGCCGTTACCGGCTACACCGCCCAGGAATACCAGGATAATCCGCTGTTGTGGCTAACCATGGTCCCGGACGAGGACCGGCCGGCGGTTCTGGAGCATGCCCGCCAGGTGCTGGAAGGCGATCCCACCCCCATCGAACACCGCATCATCCATAAGGACGGCACGGTCCGGTACGTGCGCAACACGCCGGTCGTGCACCGCGACGCCTCGGGCGCGCTTGTCGCCTATGACGGCATCATCAACGACATCACCGAGCGGCGGCGTGCCGAGGCGCTCATCACCCGCATGTCGCTGCACGACGGCCTGACCGGGTTGCCCAACCGGGTGCTTTTCATGGACCGGCTGCGCCAGACCCTGCGTCTGGCCGAGCGGTCCCACGAGCGGGCGGCGGTCTATTTCATCGATCTGGACCGTTTCAAAGGCGTCAACGACGCCTTTGGCCACGAGACCGGGGACAAGGTGTTGCAGGAGACGGCCAGGCGGCTGGCCGGGTGCGTGCGGCGCAGCGACACCGTGGCGCGGCTTGGCGGGGACGAGTTCGTGGCCCTGACGCCGGCGGTGGGGGACGCCGACCATGCCGGGGTCATAGCCGCCAAGATGGTGGCGGTCCTTCGCAAGCCGTTTTCGGTGTCGGGCCATGACTGCCAGCTTGGCGGCAGCGTCGGCGTGGCGCTTTACCCCGAGGACGGCGTGCGTGCCGGGGAGCTGGTGCGCCGGGCCGACGCCGCCATGTATGCCGCGAAAAACGCCGGGCGCAACGCCTGGCGTATGGCCCAGGATGCGGTTCCCGGGCCTTCAGCCGATCCAGCCGAGCAGCCGCCACCACAGGAAGTCGAGGGGCCATAG